In a genomic window of Lacrimispora sp. BS-2:
- a CDS encoding PRD domain-containing protein, translating to MRVVKVMNNSLLLALDDSGREVILMGKGIGFNKSIGHRLKSEDIEKVFVLKDRSISKNIIRLASEIDSTYFELAKQVIDYAIDTYGMVLMEHIYLGLTDHLSFAVKRNNEGILIQNFYTQTLKRFNPKEYQVGLYALQLVRERLQVELPEDEAGNIAFHFINAQTNNSDSTDNQKIFETVKGILDIVKYNFSILYDEDSIGYTRFVTHLRLFAQRLVNGNQDFYDYEDSFYSHVLESCTREYECVKKIGVFIKEKFDSKLSRQEEMYLAVHIHRILEEYAQRKKT from the coding sequence ATGAGGGTTGTAAAAGTAATGAATAATTCCCTGCTGCTGGCACTTGATGACAGCGGCAGGGAAGTGATCCTGATGGGCAAGGGAATCGGATTTAATAAGTCCATCGGGCACCGTTTAAAAAGTGAAGACATTGAAAAGGTATTTGTCTTAAAGGACCGGTCTATATCCAAGAATATCATCAGGCTTGCTTCCGAAATAGACAGTACCTATTTTGAGCTGGCCAAGCAGGTCATTGATTATGCCATCGACACCTATGGAATGGTACTGATGGAGCATATTTATCTGGGACTTACGGACCATTTGTCCTTTGCTGTAAAAAGAAACAATGAGGGGATTTTAATACAGAATTTTTACACGCAGACCTTAAAACGTTTTAATCCAAAGGAATACCAGGTTGGTTTATATGCCCTGCAGCTTGTGAGGGAGCGGCTGCAGGTGGAACTTCCTGAAGATGAAGCTGGAAATATTGCTTTTCATTTTATCAATGCACAGACAAATAACTCTGACAGTACGGATAACCAGAAGATATTTGAGACGGTCAAGGGAATTTTGGATATTGTAAAATACAATTTCTCCATTCTCTACGATGAGGACAGCATCGGCTACACCCGCTTTGTGACTCATCTGCGTCTCTTTGCACAGAGGCTTGTAAACGGCAATCAGGATTTCTATGATTATGAAGATTCTTTTTACTCTCATGTGCTTGAGAGCTGCACCAGGGAATATGAATGTGTGAAAAAAATCGGCGTTTTTATTAAAGAGAAATTTGATTCAAAGCTGTCCAGACAGGAAGAAATGTACTTAGCCGTCCACATTCACAGGATTTTAGAGGAATACGCTCAGAGGAAGAAAACATGA
- a CDS encoding glycoside hydrolase family 1 protein — MEVRKANFPENFLWGASSSAFQIEGGWDEGGKGLTVADVNSFKRSDIQADSKAASDFYHHWEEDIRLMKELGMEIYRFSISWARIIPDGDGETNQAGIDFYNKIIDGLLEQGIQPFITLYHFDLPYALVEKYNGWESRECVKAFERYANICFKAFGDRVTYWQVHNEQNLMVRVNERVNITADDPWEADRQRAQMDYHMFLAHALAVKACHSIIPNGKIGPAVSSTCTYPESNRPEDVWAARMNDWFKTDYCLDMHYYGCYPGYYMRYLEERNIVPVMEPEDEEILKGAKMDFIALNYYRTLCVRYLPADEGHPAGERAFPINEVDFDQYGYFHHIKNEHLASSEYGAQIDPLGLRTVLNSYYQKYHLPLIITENGLGAADTLTEDGKIHDEYRISYLRAHIQAISQAMEDGVSVMGYSPWSFMDLLSSHEGFRKRYGFVYVNREDHDLKDMRRIKKDSYFWYRRVIETNGNEL, encoded by the coding sequence ATGGAAGTAAGGAAAGCAAATTTTCCAGAGAATTTTTTGTGGGGAGCCTCCTCTTCGGCATTCCAGATAGAAGGCGGATGGGATGAAGGAGGAAAGGGCCTTACGGTTGCCGATGTAAACTCCTTTAAGCGTTCGGATATACAGGCTGACAGTAAGGCCGCCAGTGATTTTTACCATCATTGGGAGGAGGATATCCGGCTCATGAAGGAACTGGGGATGGAGATTTACCGGTTCTCCATTTCCTGGGCCAGAATCATACCCGATGGAGATGGGGAAACAAACCAGGCAGGGATTGATTTCTATAATAAGATCATTGACGGTCTGCTGGAACAGGGTATCCAGCCTTTTATCACCTTATATCACTTTGACCTTCCCTACGCCCTTGTTGAAAAATACAATGGCTGGGAATCCAGAGAATGTGTAAAGGCCTTTGAGCGTTATGCAAACATATGCTTTAAAGCCTTTGGAGACAGAGTCACCTACTGGCAGGTCCACAACGAGCAGAATCTTATGGTGAGGGTAAATGAGCGGGTTAACATCACCGCAGACGATCCATGGGAAGCCGACCGCCAGAGAGCCCAGATGGACTATCACATGTTCCTGGCTCATGCCCTGGCAGTGAAAGCCTGCCATTCCATTATACCAAATGGAAAGATAGGTCCTGCGGTATCCTCCACCTGCACCTATCCGGAAAGTAACAGACCGGAGGATGTGTGGGCGGCCAGAATGAACGACTGGTTTAAAACGGATTACTGCCTGGATATGCATTATTACGGCTGTTATCCGGGATATTACATGCGTTATCTGGAGGAAAGAAATATTGTGCCGGTTATGGAGCCGGAGGATGAGGAAATTTTAAAAGGCGCAAAGATGGATTTTATTGCCCTGAATTATTACCGGACCTTATGTGTCAGGTATCTTCCGGCAGATGAGGGGCATCCGGCTGGGGAGAGAGCATTCCCCATCAACGAAGTGGATTTTGACCAGTATGGTTATTTTCATCATATTAAAAATGAGCATCTGGCTTCCAGCGAATATGGAGCCCAGATCGATCCGCTTGGCCTTCGGACCGTGTTGAACAGCTATTATCAGAAATACCACCTTCCCCTCATTATTACGGAAAATGGTCTGGGAGCTGCCGATACCCTGACAGAAGACGGCAAAATCCATGATGAGTACCGGATCAGCTACTTAAGGGCGCACATCCAGGCCATAAGCCAGGCAATGGAAGACGGGGTTTCGGTCATGGGATATTCTCCCTGGTCGTTTATGGATCTTCTAAGTTCCCATGAGGGCTTCCGAAAGCGGTATGGTTTTGTCTATGTCAACCGGGAAGACCATGACTTAAAGGATATGCGCCGAATCAAAAAGGACAGTTATTTCTGGTACAGGCGAGTGATTGAAACCAATGGAAACGAACTCTGA
- a CDS encoding beta-glucoside-specific PTS transporter subunit IIABC, which yields MNYNQIAKDIIANVGGDHNIRGLTHCFTRLRFELRDSKKVKKEVIEHLEGVISVVESGGQFQVVLGTKVTKVYEAILPMVSLEESTDAGSEDKGSVWNRILIAISSMFTPMVPAIAASGLLKGFLTIARITASNHGMDITVNQTYILIMAATDALFYFMPIILAYTSAKVFKANEFIAMALGGTMCYPAVVSLMTGKEAVSMFGIAITKASYASSVIPIVIGVFILAYIQKFLEKIIPEVLKIILVPGISLLVMIPATFMVFGPIGIYIGNGINFIYTGMMNLSPALCGAFVGGMWCVFVIFGAHRALLPIGINDVAQFGHQNLLAFAGAANFSQGGAALGVMLKTKSKDLKTVAASAAISASVCGITEPAIYGCNLRLKRPMIYAIICGAIGGAIMGVGGVYGDSFANNGVLTFATYAAFGMKTFIYYLIGVAVSFFGAMGLTLLFGFDDITGKGGQGSGSAGASDRKTEEASAEFQDVLDITSKADILISSPVEGRAVPMTSVNDEVFSSMALGNGIAIIPEKGEVVAPEDCTVTLVYPTLHALGLMLDSGAEMIIHVGINTVQLDGKHFKKYVEEGTHVKKGTRLLSFDLDALKKDGYDTVVPIIISNTAAFREVTGINGAGASPQKPVIAIKNNQ from the coding sequence ATGAATTATAATCAAATAGCCAAAGACATCATAGCAAACGTCGGCGGCGACCATAACATAAGGGGACTCACCCATTGTTTTACCAGATTAAGGTTTGAGTTAAGAGATTCAAAGAAGGTAAAAAAAGAAGTAATTGAACATCTGGAAGGTGTTATTTCCGTAGTGGAAAGCGGCGGGCAGTTCCAGGTCGTACTGGGAACAAAGGTCACAAAGGTTTACGAAGCAATCCTTCCCATGGTATCATTAGAAGAAAGCACAGATGCCGGCAGTGAAGATAAGGGTTCTGTCTGGAACCGGATTCTGATTGCCATTTCCTCCATGTTCACCCCTATGGTTCCGGCGATTGCGGCCTCCGGTCTTTTAAAAGGTTTTCTGACCATTGCAAGAATTACGGCCTCCAATCACGGGATGGATATTACGGTCAACCAGACTTATATTCTTATTATGGCTGCCACAGACGCATTGTTTTATTTCATGCCCATTATTCTTGCCTATACCAGTGCAAAGGTATTTAAGGCAAATGAATTTATTGCCATGGCTCTGGGCGGTACCATGTGCTACCCGGCAGTTGTTTCCCTGATGACCGGGAAAGAAGCTGTAAGCATGTTCGGTATTGCCATTACTAAGGCAAGCTATGCATCATCAGTAATTCCCATTGTGATCGGGGTGTTTATTCTTGCATATATACAGAAGTTTTTAGAAAAGATAATTCCGGAAGTGCTGAAAATCATACTTGTTCCAGGCATATCCTTACTGGTTATGATCCCTGCAACCTTTATGGTGTTTGGCCCTATCGGCATCTACATCGGTAATGGCATTAACTTTATCTACACTGGAATGATGAATTTAAGCCCTGCCCTGTGCGGCGCTTTTGTGGGCGGTATGTGGTGTGTATTTGTTATTTTTGGGGCACACAGGGCCTTGCTTCCCATTGGTATCAATGACGTGGCCCAGTTCGGCCACCAGAACCTGCTGGCTTTTGCCGGTGCGGCAAATTTCTCCCAGGGCGGTGCAGCCCTTGGGGTTATGTTAAAAACGAAAAGCAAGGATTTAAAAACAGTGGCAGCTTCTGCGGCCATATCCGCTTCTGTATGCGGTATTACAGAGCCGGCCATTTACGGATGTAACCTGCGGTTAAAAAGGCCTATGATCTATGCCATTATCTGTGGCGCAATCGGCGGTGCCATCATGGGCGTAGGCGGCGTGTACGGCGATTCCTTTGCCAATAATGGGGTGCTTACCTTTGCAACCTATGCGGCTTTTGGTATGAAGACCTTTATTTATTATCTGATCGGTGTTGCCGTATCCTTCTTTGGCGCAATGGGGCTTACCTTGCTTTTTGGTTTTGATGATATTACTGGAAAAGGCGGACAAGGTTCTGGATCAGCCGGGGCTTCTGACCGGAAAACAGAGGAAGCATCAGCCGAATTTCAGGATGTTTTGGATATCACTTCCAAAGCAGACATATTGATCAGTTCGCCGGTGGAAGGCAGGGCAGTTCCCATGACATCGGTAAATGATGAGGTTTTTTCCTCCATGGCATTGGGGAACGGAATTGCCATTATCCCGGAAAAGGGTGAAGTCGTTGCTCCCGAAGACTGTACTGTGACCCTGGTTTACCCGACCCTTCATGCTCTTGGTCTTATGCTGGACAGCGGAGCTGAAATGATTATTCACGTAGGCATCAATACGGTCCAGCTGGATGGAAAGCATTTTAAAAAATATGTGGAAGAAGGCACTCATGTCAAAAAGGGAACCAGACTTCTGTCCTTTGACTTAGATGCCTTAAAGAAGGATGGATATGATACGGTTGTTCCAATTATCATCAGTAATACCGCTGCTTTCCGCGAAGTGACGGGAATTAACGGAGCCGGGGCTTCTCCCCAAAAGCCGGTAATCGCAATCAAAAATAATCAGTAA
- a CDS encoding dihydroxyacetone kinase subunit L: MNQQELIAMLGRISKIMVENRNYLIELDSVVGDSDLGLTMTDGFQAACEAVLDGSEPDLGKLLYKAGKTMGNKVPSTMGTLMAAGLMRAGKTLKGKTELSDTDVVALFEAYEAGVADLGKAKPGDKTFLDGFHPGVQVLKAEVEAGEPLKEAFEEAATAAWDGFERTTTMIAVHGRAATRGEASRSLKDPGAAVAALIMKAAAGR; the protein is encoded by the coding sequence ATGAACCAGCAGGAACTGATAGCCATGCTTGGCAGAATAAGTAAGATCATGGTGGAAAACCGAAACTATTTAATTGAACTGGACAGTGTTGTGGGAGACAGTGATCTGGGACTGACCATGACCGATGGATTCCAGGCGGCCTGCGAAGCGGTATTGGATGGATCGGAGCCGGATCTGGGCAAGCTTTTGTACAAGGCAGGAAAGACCATGGGAAATAAGGTCCCTTCTACCATGGGGACATTGATGGCGGCAGGGCTGATGCGTGCCGGAAAGACCTTAAAAGGAAAGACCGAATTGTCCGATACGGATGTTGTTGCTCTGTTTGAAGCCTATGAGGCAGGTGTTGCTGATCTTGGCAAAGCAAAACCAGGAGATAAGACTTTTTTGGATGGATTTCATCCCGGAGTGCAGGTGCTTAAAGCGGAAGTGGAAGCTGGAGAGCCCCTTAAAGAAGCTTTTGAGGAAGCTGCAACGGCTGCATGGGATGGCTTTGAACGTACCACAACGATGATTGCGGTTCACGGAAGAGCTGCAACAAGAGGGGAAGCATCCCGTTCCTTAAAGGATCCCGGGGCTGCTGTGGCAGCACTTATTATGAAGGCAGCAGCGGGCAGATAA
- a CDS encoding dihydroxyacetone kinase subunit DhaK: MKKLINVPENYVNEMLEGIYLAHPDYVTYAEGDLRCLVTSNKVAGKVGIATGGGSGHLPLFLGYVGKGMLDGCAVGDVFQSPSAEQMLNVTKSIDSGAGVLYIYGNYNGDIFNFDMAAEMADMEEGIRVESVVAGEDVASPKADPGEKNTRRGVAGIFFVYKCAGAAAAAGKDLEEVKRIAEKAAASVRTMGVALTPCTVPRVGHPGFEIGEDEMEIGMGIHGESGIRRGKMETADEITSEMMEKILEDIPYCAGDEVAVLVNGLGATPLDEQYIVARKVNQILEEKGIKAHRYYVGEYVTSIEMAGLSISLLKMDEELKGYLDAPADTPFFKQGIV, encoded by the coding sequence ATGAAAAAACTGATTAATGTGCCGGAAAACTATGTAAATGAGATGCTGGAGGGAATCTATCTTGCTCATCCAGACTATGTTACTTACGCGGAAGGCGACTTACGCTGTCTGGTTACCTCCAATAAGGTGGCGGGAAAAGTGGGGATCGCGACCGGAGGAGGTTCGGGGCATCTTCCGCTGTTTTTGGGTTATGTAGGAAAAGGAATGTTAGATGGCTGCGCGGTTGGAGATGTTTTCCAGTCTCCCAGTGCGGAGCAGATGCTCAACGTGACAAAAAGCATTGATTCCGGAGCAGGCGTCCTTTATATTTACGGAAATTATAACGGGGATATCTTTAATTTTGACATGGCGGCAGAGATGGCGGATATGGAAGAGGGAATCCGTGTGGAAAGCGTTGTTGCAGGGGAAGATGTGGCATCTCCCAAGGCGGATCCCGGAGAAAAGAACACCAGAAGAGGAGTGGCCGGTATCTTTTTTGTATATAAGTGCGCTGGAGCTGCGGCTGCGGCCGGGAAGGATTTGGAAGAGGTAAAACGGATTGCAGAGAAAGCGGCTGCTAGTGTAAGAACCATGGGAGTGGCACTTACCCCCTGTACAGTGCCGAGAGTCGGTCATCCGGGGTTTGAGATCGGAGAGGATGAGATGGAAATCGGCATGGGAATCCATGGAGAGTCCGGAATCCGCCGGGGGAAAATGGAAACCGCAGATGAGATCACATCAGAGATGATGGAAAAGATCCTTGAAGATATTCCTTACTGCGCTGGAGATGAGGTGGCGGTTCTGGTCAACGGACTTGGAGCCACTCCTCTTGACGAACAGTATATTGTGGCGAGAAAGGTCAATCAGATTCTGGAAGAGAAAGGAATCAAGGCCCACCGTTATTATGTGGGTGAGTATGTAACTTCCATTGAGATGGCCGGCCTGTCCATTTCCCTTTTGAAAATGGATGAGGAATTAAAGGGCTATCTGGATGCTCCGGCTGATACCCCATTCTTTAAGCAGGGCATTGTCTAA
- a CDS encoding iron-containing alcohol dehydrogenase: MALERINAVGTSFFGRGSIGLLPDELKKRGFKRGLIVTDPFLYKNGTGDKVGACLLKAGVEYAIYYLVEPNPTTMVVNDCLEAARALKVDLLVAVGGGSAIDTAKAVSIVMANGGKVEDYEGVDRSLNPGMPIVAVNTTAGTGSEVTSFYIVTDPVRHSKMCMVDPNCMVTIAVNDVDFMMSMPKALTASTGMDAMTHAIEAAVAKRATPYTDKDALWAMDVIHTYLPEAVADRSNEKAREMMAYGEYSAGMAFSNAGLGMVHAMAHSLGGLMNLPHGICNAVLLPFVMEFNGGRPEAAERYKKVAEGLKLPGAAAMTGEQAVKESVACIRRLSRKVGITQNLRELKVNPMDFKALAELALRDSCMEDNPFKPTVQEVIEVYRNAYG, from the coding sequence ATGGCACTTGAGAGGATCAATGCAGTAGGAACCAGCTTTTTTGGCCGCGGATCCATCGGACTGCTGCCGGATGAGCTTAAGAAACGGGGATTTAAACGGGGGCTCATTGTTACGGATCCCTTTCTGTATAAAAATGGCACCGGAGACAAAGTGGGGGCCTGTCTTTTAAAAGCCGGGGTGGAATATGCCATTTATTACCTGGTTGAGCCAAATCCCACCACAATGGTTGTGAATGACTGCCTGGAGGCTGCCAGGGCTTTAAAAGTGGATCTTTTGGTGGCTGTGGGCGGAGGCTCTGCCATAGACACGGCAAAGGCAGTCAGCATTGTGATGGCAAACGGGGGTAAGGTAGAGGATTATGAAGGGGTAGACCGCTCTCTTAATCCGGGAATGCCCATTGTTGCGGTAAACACTACCGCAGGAACCGGTTCTGAGGTCACCTCGTTCTATATCGTGACTGACCCGGTAAGACATTCCAAAATGTGTATGGTAGATCCTAACTGCATGGTCACCATTGCCGTCAATGACGTGGATTTCATGATGAGCATGCCAAAAGCCCTTACGGCTTCCACAGGAATGGATGCCATGACCCATGCCATTGAGGCGGCTGTGGCGAAACGGGCCACCCCCTATACAGATAAGGACGCTCTTTGGGCAATGGACGTGATTCATACCTATCTTCCGGAAGCAGTGGCCGACAGAAGCAATGAAAAAGCCAGGGAAATGATGGCTTATGGGGAATACAGCGCGGGCATGGCATTTTCCAATGCAGGACTTGGCATGGTTCATGCCATGGCTCATTCACTTGGAGGGCTCATGAACCTGCCTCACGGCATCTGCAATGCGGTTTTGCTGCCTTTTGTCATGGAATTTAACGGAGGCAGACCGGAAGCAGCAGAACGGTATAAGAAGGTGGCGGAGGGACTTAAGCTTCCCGGGGCGGCTGCCATGACAGGGGAACAGGCAGTGAAGGAATCGGTGGCCTGTATCAGGCGGCTGTCAAGGAAGGTTGGGATTACACAGAACCTTCGGGAGCTTAAAGTAAATCCTATGGATTTTAAGGCTCTGGCAGAGCTTGCGCTGAGGGATTCCTGTATGGAGGACAATCCCTTTAAACCGACGGTACAAGAGGTCATAGAAGTATATCGGAACGCATATGGTTGA
- a CDS encoding CoA-transferase yields MMEEKNRVCDIMVCAMARLIPDGSKVFHGVSSHMPMIALLLAKALHAPGAVHLNIPGGTDPDPVRLKKYTSAGPELLERATAYFPLMEVFDLAMRGELDLAFLSGIQFDFRGNVNASVIGDYKKPKVRMPGGAGSAVLIPTAKRAILWRTKHDKRTFVNQVDFVTTRGNVERIITPLCVFKMENGEMVLETIHPTSSLEEVQENTGFPIKYSHIAYTPLPTKEELSALKRIDPGDFRNIEF; encoded by the coding sequence ATGATGGAAGAAAAAAACAGAGTCTGTGATATTATGGTCTGCGCCATGGCCCGCCTCATACCTGACGGCAGCAAGGTGTTTCATGGAGTGTCCTCCCATATGCCCATGATTGCGCTGCTGCTGGCAAAAGCGCTTCATGCGCCGGGGGCTGTGCATCTGAATATTCCGGGCGGAACAGATCCGGATCCGGTAAGGCTTAAAAAGTATACCAGTGCAGGCCCGGAGCTTTTGGAACGTGCCACAGCTTATTTTCCTTTAATGGAAGTATTTGACCTGGCCATGAGAGGAGAGCTGGATCTTGCATTTTTAAGCGGGATCCAGTTTGATTTCCGCGGCAATGTCAATGCGTCGGTCATTGGAGATTATAAAAAACCAAAGGTGAGGATGCCGGGAGGAGCAGGCAGTGCCGTTCTCATTCCAACGGCAAAAAGGGCGATTCTTTGGAGGACAAAGCATGACAAGCGCACCTTTGTGAACCAGGTGGATTTTGTAACTACCAGGGGAAATGTGGAACGGATCATCACCCCGCTATGCGTCTTTAAAATGGAAAACGGGGAAATGGTCCTGGAAACCATCCACCCAACTTCCAGCTTAGAAGAAGTACAGGAAAATACCGGATTTCCCATAAAATACTCCCATATCGCCTATACGCCCCTTCCCACAAAGGAAGAGCTGAGCGCGCTGAAACGGATCGATCCGGGAGATTTCAGAAATATAGAATTCTAA
- a CDS encoding CoA-transferase encodes MSKIMTLQEAAARIHDGDILGLGGNVLHRAPMAMVRELVRQKKRDLKLVKTAGAMDVDMLCFGGCVSSVDAGFISYESEYSLAGHYRRAVESGTVKGNEHACYTVISALRAASYGVGFMPVKGLVISDLIDANDYFIRVEDPFTKEPVTVVKAIRPDVAVIHVQEADEEGNARITGPLFEDVLFSRAAKRVILTAENIVHGSAFTGSSKKADIPHFLVEAVVKMPKGAAPCSCPGSYDIDGKNLKGFKKLKDLDGLNAYLKAFEKSDYKG; translated from the coding sequence ATGAGCAAAATAATGACTTTGCAGGAGGCGGCAGCCCGGATCCATGACGGGGATATCCTTGGCCTTGGGGGTAATGTGCTCCATCGGGCGCCCATGGCAATGGTGCGGGAACTGGTCCGCCAGAAAAAAAGGGACTTAAAGCTGGTAAAGACTGCAGGAGCCATGGACGTGGACATGCTTTGCTTCGGAGGCTGTGTTTCCAGCGTAGATGCCGGCTTTATCAGCTATGAAAGTGAATATTCCCTGGCCGGACATTACCGCAGGGCTGTTGAAAGCGGAACTGTGAAAGGAAATGAACATGCCTGTTATACAGTGATCTCTGCGCTCCGGGCCGCCAGCTACGGAGTGGGATTCATGCCTGTAAAGGGGCTTGTGATCAGCGACCTGATCGATGCCAATGATTATTTTATACGGGTCGAGGATCCTTTTACAAAAGAGCCGGTGACAGTGGTAAAGGCTATAAGGCCGGATGTTGCGGTCATCCATGTGCAGGAGGCAGATGAAGAGGGCAACGCCAGGATCACAGGACCCTTATTTGAGGATGTTCTGTTTTCCAGGGCAGCAAAAAGGGTCATCCTGACAGCGGAGAATATCGTCCATGGATCTGCGTTTACTGGCAGCTCAAAAAAGGCGGATATTCCCCATTTTCTGGTGGAAGCAGTTGTCAAAATGCCGAAAGGGGCGGCCCCCTGTTCCTGTCCGGGATCTTATGATATTGACGGAAAGAATTTAAAGGGATTTAAAAAACTGAAGGATTTGGACGGTCTGAATGCCTATTTAAAGGCTTTTGAAAAGTCCGACTACAAAGGATAA
- a CDS encoding CoA-disulfide reductase, translating into MKIIIIGGVAAGMSAASKIRRVDPDAKVTVYEKGGFLSYGACGLPYYVGDYNNDYRKMIARTRETFTKMGIETFLRHEVRSVDVEKKEVLVKNLENGQEFTDSYDKLMIAVGASAVVPPFPGKELMGVHVLKSMEDGIFLKEYAKMPEIRNIVIVGGGYIGVECAEAFLSLGKNVRMLEAAPRILMPFDEEIAALAHEELVKSGVLLHTGEKVEGFYGDGLYVNHVKTDKETYEADLVIVAVGVRPCTEFLKNTGIAMGKNGALMVDREMRTSVPDVYAAGDCILVYHEVLEEDSFLALGTVANKCGRIAGANMTGSHEQFTGALGSAAIKVCGLELGRTGMGEGDAIRLSKDYKTLVIQANDHPAYYPDPTPITIKLIYEKGTKRLLGAQTCGQKGAVLRADVFAVAIHCGMTTAELGMTDLIYAPPFSGVWDAIQIACNAAK; encoded by the coding sequence ATGAAGATTATTATAATTGGAGGAGTAGCGGCAGGAATGAGCGCCGCCTCCAAGATCCGCAGGGTCGATCCGGACGCAAAAGTAACGGTCTATGAAAAGGGAGGTTTTCTCTCTTATGGAGCCTGCGGACTTCCCTATTATGTGGGAGACTATAACAATGATTACCGCAAAATGATCGCCCGTACACGGGAGACATTTACCAAGATGGGCATAGAAACCTTTCTCCGCCATGAGGTACGATCCGTTGACGTGGAAAAGAAAGAGGTTCTTGTAAAGAATCTTGAAAACGGCCAGGAATTTACAGATTCTTACGATAAATTAATGATAGCTGTGGGGGCATCGGCTGTGGTTCCTCCTTTTCCGGGCAAGGAGCTTATGGGAGTCCATGTACTGAAATCCATGGAAGACGGGATCTTTTTAAAGGAATACGCAAAAATGCCGGAAATCCGGAACATCGTCATCGTTGGAGGCGGATATATCGGGGTGGAATGTGCGGAAGCATTTTTGAGCCTTGGAAAGAATGTCCGCATGCTTGAGGCGGCTCCCAGAATTCTTATGCCCTTTGATGAGGAAATCGCAGCGCTGGCCCATGAAGAGCTGGTAAAGTCAGGGGTCCTGCTTCACACCGGAGAAAAGGTGGAAGGGTTTTATGGAGACGGTCTTTATGTGAATCATGTAAAAACAGATAAGGAAACCTATGAGGCGGATTTAGTGATCGTTGCGGTAGGTGTCCGTCCCTGTACGGAATTTTTGAAAAATACAGGAATTGCCATGGGGAAAAACGGTGCTCTGATGGTGGACCGGGAAATGAGAACCTCTGTTCCGGATGTGTATGCGGCGGGAGACTGTATTCTTGTCTATCATGAAGTTTTAGAGGAAGACAGCTTTTTGGCACTCGGAACAGTTGCAAACAAATGCGGAAGGATCGCAGGTGCTAATATGACAGGGAGCCATGAACAGTTTACAGGCGCTCTTGGGTCTGCGGCCATCAAGGTGTGCGGGCTGGAGCTTGGACGCACGGGTATGGGAGAAGGGGATGCCATACGTCTTTCAAAGGATTATAAGACTTTGGTCATCCAGGCAAATGACCATCCGGCGTACTATCCGGATCCAACGCCAATTACCATTAAGCTGATTTATGAAAAAGGAACAAAAAGGCTGCTTGGCGCACAGACCTGCGGACAAAAGGGGGCTGTTTTGCGGGCAGATGTATTTGCTGTGGCAATTCACTGCGGGATGACAACGGCAGAGCTTGGAATGACGGATCTTATTTATGCACCTCCCTTTTCCGGTGTATGGGATGCCATTCAGATTGCCTGCAATGCAGCGAAATAA